A window of the Sandaracinaceae bacterium genome harbors these coding sequences:
- a CDS encoding formate--tetrahydrofolate ligase, translating to MPSSLDRASVPASLPIAHVAERLGVHEDDVVLFGRDVAKLSLDALSRSSPLGSTRRKLVLVSAITPTPAGEGKTTTSIGLGQAFSALGESVCLALREPSMGPCLGLKGGATGGGQSRLTPADRINLHFTGDFHAITSAHNLLASLVDNHLHFGNALDIDPRRVVWPRVLDLNERALRDVVIGLGGVGQGVPREASFDITAASEVMAMLCLAEGLDDLRARLERVVVAYTRGGQPVTARDVGATGAMLALLRDALAPNLVQTLGGTPAIVHGGPFANIAHGCSSVLATRMAMHHAEWTFTEAGFGFDLGAEKFFDIKCRAAGLVPDGVVIVATVRALKMHGGQALERAAEVSAEAVREGLPNLVAHVESARLFGRPVVVALNRFDSDDPREVSEVARCCEALGVPFEVSDHFARGGEGAVALARTVMATCREASASPTPPVLYPLEASIPEKIERVARSMYGASGVTFTKAAERELRDIERLGHGALPVCIAKTQSSLSDDPTRRGRPRDFTLTVRGLRVNAGAGFVVVLTGDVVRMPGLPRRPLAERIDVRDGVIVGLR from the coding sequence ATGCCCTCATCCCTCGACCGCGCGTCCGTCCCCGCGTCGCTTCCCATCGCTCACGTGGCCGAGCGGCTCGGCGTTCACGAGGACGACGTCGTCCTCTTTGGCCGCGACGTCGCGAAGCTGAGCCTCGACGCGCTGTCTCGATCGTCTCCGCTCGGGTCGACCCGACGCAAGCTGGTGCTGGTGAGCGCCATCACCCCCACGCCCGCCGGGGAGGGCAAGACCACCACGTCCATCGGGCTCGGTCAGGCGTTCTCGGCGCTCGGCGAGAGCGTCTGCCTCGCGCTCCGCGAGCCCAGCATGGGGCCGTGCCTGGGGCTCAAGGGTGGGGCCACGGGCGGCGGCCAGAGCCGGCTCACGCCTGCGGACCGCATCAACCTCCACTTCACCGGTGACTTCCACGCCATCACCTCGGCGCACAACTTGCTCGCGTCGCTCGTCGACAACCACCTCCACTTCGGCAACGCCCTCGACATCGACCCTCGCCGTGTCGTCTGGCCCCGCGTGCTGGACCTGAACGAGCGGGCGCTGCGCGACGTGGTGATCGGACTCGGTGGGGTGGGGCAGGGGGTCCCGCGAGAGGCGTCGTTCGACATCACGGCAGCGAGCGAGGTCATGGCGATGCTGTGCCTCGCCGAGGGGCTCGACGACCTGCGCGCGCGGCTCGAGCGCGTGGTGGTGGCCTACACGCGGGGTGGACAGCCCGTGACCGCGCGGGACGTCGGCGCAACGGGGGCGATGCTCGCGCTGCTGCGGGACGCGCTGGCGCCGAACCTCGTGCAGACCCTCGGGGGCACACCCGCCATCGTCCACGGCGGGCCGTTCGCCAACATCGCGCACGGCTGTAGCTCGGTCTTGGCGACCCGGATGGCGATGCACCACGCGGAGTGGACGTTCACGGAGGCGGGCTTCGGCTTCGATCTCGGGGCGGAGAAGTTCTTCGACATCAAGTGCCGCGCCGCTGGGCTCGTCCCGGACGGCGTCGTCATCGTCGCGACGGTGCGCGCGCTCAAGATGCACGGCGGGCAGGCGCTGGAGCGCGCGGCGGAGGTCAGCGCCGAGGCCGTCCGCGAGGGCTTGCCCAACCTCGTGGCGCACGTCGAGAGCGCCAGGCTGTTCGGCCGGCCCGTGGTGGTGGCGCTGAACCGCTTCGACTCCGACGATCCGCGTGAGGTGAGCGAGGTTGCGCGCTGCTGCGAAGCGCTGGGCGTGCCGTTCGAAGTCTCGGACCACTTCGCGCGTGGTGGGGAAGGTGCCGTCGCGCTGGCGCGCACCGTGATGGCGACGTGCCGCGAGGCGAGCGCTTCGCCCACCCCGCCCGTGCTCTACCCCCTCGAGGCGTCCATCCCCGAGAAGATCGAGCGGGTGGCGCGCTCGATGTACGGCGCCTCGGGCGTGACGTTCACCAAGGCCGCGGAGCGCGAGCTGCGCGACATCGAGCGGCTGGGCCATGGGGCCCTGCCTGTGTGCATCGCGAAGACCCAGAGCTCGCTCTCTGACGACCCCACCCGCCGCGGCAGGCCACGCGACTTCACGCTCACCGTGCGCGGGCTGCGGGTGAACGCCGGGGCAGGGTTCGTCGTGGTCCTCACCGGTGACGTGGTGCGCATGCCGGGCCTCCCTCGTCGACCGCTAGCCGAGCGCATCGACGTGCGCGACGGCGTCATCGTCGGGCTGCGTTGA
- a CDS encoding sterol desaturase family protein, whose translation MVRHATFPLFTFGPAAVVLASLGADASRAELPGWDTFALGGALIVGTYVALAVLERAFPHRPAWNQSQDDVRADVAYFVLVGPASAIAGGVLAALAGSALHATLPEAVQPTLWPRHWPAWTQVLLACGIAELGHYAAHRLGHEWPLLWRLHAIHHSAKRLYWLNATRFHPLDLAVLAFLQALPLEVLGIPPGIFVAYFVASSCYGQLQHCNIDLDARAYAWFFATPELHRWHHSTDPAEGDSNYGAILIGWDVLFRTRFWPGRPIDAPVGIGSLPRFPTGLLAQLRAPFRWRAVEREAGPDATP comes from the coding sequence GTGGTGCGCCACGCCACCTTTCCGCTGTTCACGTTCGGGCCAGCCGCCGTGGTGCTCGCGTCGCTCGGCGCGGACGCTAGCCGCGCCGAGCTCCCGGGGTGGGACACCTTCGCCCTGGGCGGCGCCCTCATCGTCGGCACCTACGTCGCGCTCGCCGTCTTGGAGCGGGCCTTCCCTCACCGCCCTGCGTGGAACCAGTCGCAGGACGACGTCCGCGCCGACGTCGCGTACTTCGTGCTGGTCGGCCCCGCGAGCGCCATCGCCGGAGGCGTGCTCGCCGCGCTCGCCGGGAGTGCCCTGCACGCGACGCTGCCGGAGGCCGTGCAGCCCACGCTCTGGCCTCGGCACTGGCCCGCCTGGACGCAGGTGCTGCTCGCGTGCGGCATCGCCGAGCTGGGCCACTACGCCGCCCACAGGCTCGGTCACGAGTGGCCGCTGCTGTGGCGCCTGCACGCCATCCATCACAGCGCCAAGCGCCTCTACTGGCTGAACGCCACGCGCTTCCACCCGCTGGACCTCGCCGTGCTCGCGTTCCTGCAGGCGCTCCCGCTCGAGGTGCTCGGCATCCCGCCCGGCATCTTCGTCGCCTACTTCGTCGCGTCGTCGTGCTACGGGCAGCTCCAGCACTGCAACATCGACCTCGACGCGCGCGCCTATGCCTGGTTCTTCGCCACGCCCGAGCTTCACCGCTGGCACCACTCGACCGATCCCGCCGAGGGCGACAGCAACTACGGCGCCATCCTGATCGGGTGGGACGTGCTCTTCCGTACGCGCTTCTGGCCAGGGCGCCCCATCGACGCTCCGGTCGGCATCGGGTCGCTCCCCCGCTTCCCAACCGGGCTGCTGGCCCAGCTGCGCGCGCCGTTCCGGTGGCGCGCGGTGGAGCGCGAGGCGGGTCCCGACGCCACGCCCTGA
- a CDS encoding SDR family NAD(P)-dependent oxidoreductase, with amino-acid sequence MTAAHTPPRVCLITGPTSGLGEATALALAGQGMQLVLLGRNRDKLRDVSSRCVALGAPEPHLLVADMAVQSDVRRAAAEFLATDLPLHVLIHNAGMVNQRRRVTVDGVEETFAVHYVSAFLLTCLLVDRLVASRPATILHTASDIYPYGRLALDDARAERGFQPLGAYARSKLATVQLTRMLAERLLPHGVSVNAYNPGMNYTNLGLSNNSGATKTVADFFWSRIAAPVSDGIEIPVRIASAPDLLAENGALYMRGERKPMVPKATDERVGSALFARSEELAQQRWPAAYGRPAAVRVGDEVRFGVLGAARIAPFALLKQTPSVPGVRVAAVAEEYQSYDDTLAYAKKHAIPRVHRRFEDLLRDDDVDAVYLALPTRMHAAQALATIAAGKHLLCEKPLASNADEARRVHAAAESSGLVVAEAMHSLHHPLVPHLRALLGGGELGELVRVEAGFSAYIPQRDFRFVYELSGGVMLDMGCYPVAFLRAVLGTEPEVRSATATPVAPSVDGVMDSRLAFPNAPDVRLFVAMRSLRRPLEVRMRFIGTRGSVDLLNFIKPEVYHHLVVRSPRGRRVVRVPGGSTYQSQLRAFTEAVRGGPPIVTTTGEAVRTLEVIDAIYREAGLPVRGLG; translated from the coding sequence ATGACCGCCGCACACACACCTCCTCGCGTCTGCCTGATCACCGGCCCCACCAGCGGCCTCGGCGAGGCGACCGCACTCGCCCTCGCTGGCCAGGGGATGCAGCTGGTGTTGTTAGGGCGCAACCGCGACAAGCTGCGCGACGTGTCGTCGCGCTGTGTGGCGCTCGGCGCCCCCGAGCCGCACCTGCTCGTGGCAGACATGGCTGTGCAGTCCGACGTGCGGCGCGCGGCCGCGGAGTTCCTGGCCACGGACCTCCCGCTGCACGTGCTCATCCACAACGCGGGCATGGTGAACCAACGCCGCCGCGTCACGGTGGACGGCGTCGAGGAGACGTTCGCCGTGCACTACGTCTCGGCCTTCCTGCTCACGTGCCTCTTGGTCGATCGGCTGGTCGCGTCGCGTCCGGCCACCATCCTCCACACGGCCTCCGACATCTACCCCTACGGCCGCCTCGCGCTCGACGACGCCCGCGCCGAGCGCGGCTTCCAGCCCCTGGGCGCCTACGCCAGGTCCAAGCTCGCCACGGTCCAGCTGACGCGCATGTTGGCGGAGCGCCTCTTGCCCCACGGCGTGTCCGTCAACGCCTACAACCCGGGCATGAACTACACGAACCTCGGGCTGTCGAACAACTCGGGCGCCACCAAGACCGTGGCCGACTTCTTCTGGAGCCGCATCGCCGCGCCGGTCTCGGACGGCATCGAGATCCCCGTGCGCATCGCGAGTGCCCCCGACCTGCTCGCGGAGAACGGGGCGCTGTACATGCGCGGCGAGCGGAAGCCCATGGTCCCGAAGGCCACCGACGAACGCGTGGGGAGCGCGCTCTTCGCGCGCAGCGAGGAGCTCGCGCAGCAACGCTGGCCTGCCGCGTACGGGAGGCCAGCGGCGGTCCGTGTGGGAGACGAGGTCCGCTTCGGCGTGCTCGGCGCAGCGCGCATCGCCCCCTTCGCCCTGTTGAAGCAGACGCCGAGCGTTCCCGGCGTGCGGGTCGCGGCCGTAGCCGAGGAGTACCAGTCCTACGACGACACGCTCGCGTATGCGAAGAAGCACGCCATCCCCCGCGTCCACCGGCGCTTCGAGGACCTGCTGCGCGACGATGACGTGGACGCCGTGTACCTCGCCCTGCCCACGCGCATGCACGCCGCACAGGCGCTCGCCACCATCGCGGCCGGCAAGCACTTGCTGTGCGAGAAGCCGCTCGCGTCGAACGCCGACGAGGCGCGTCGCGTGCACGCGGCGGCGGAGTCCAGCGGGCTCGTCGTGGCCGAGGCGATGCACTCCCTGCATCACCCGCTGGTTCCGCACCTGCGCGCGCTGTTGGGCGGCGGGGAGCTCGGCGAGCTGGTGCGCGTCGAGGCGGGCTTCAGCGCCTACATCCCGCAGCGGGACTTCCGCTTCGTGTACGAGCTGAGCGGCGGCGTCATGCTGGACATGGGCTGCTACCCGGTCGCGTTCCTGCGTGCGGTGCTGGGCACGGAGCCCGAGGTGCGCAGCGCCACCGCCACGCCCGTCGCCCCCTCGGTGGACGGTGTGATGGACTCTCGGCTCGCGTTCCCGAACGCGCCGGACGTGCGGCTCTTCGTCGCCATGCGCTCGTTGCGGAGGCCGCTCGAGGTGCGCATGCGCTTCATCGGCACGCGCGGCTCCGTGGACCTGCTCAACTTCATCAAGCCCGAGGTCTACCACCACCTCGTCGTGCGGAGCCCACGGGGCCGGCGGGTGGTGCGCGTGCCCGGCGGATCCACCTACCAGTCGCAGCTGCGCGCGTTCACCGAAGCCGTGCGCGGTGGACCCCCCATCGTGACCACGACGGGCGAGGCCGTGCGCACGCTCGAGGTCATCGACGCGATCTACCGCGAGGCCGGGCTGCCCGTGCGAGGGCTGGGGTGA
- a CDS encoding TetR/AcrR family transcriptional regulator codes for MRPDSLATRARLIAAAEQLFADRGIDAVSMNEVQRAAGQKNKSALQYHFGTKEQLLQAILEKHTPGIELRRHRLLDGVEAAGTLDLRALMEALVLPVAEKLDDPDGGRAYLAIFGQIVGGPRTSTFWNDARLGNRGADRLQRLLLRVVPGLPAPVRMARYLLVTELLFHGLSDFGRLVTSDPQLFPPSARELFVSNLVDVLTAVASAEVSGQTRALLPPHVTATADAADGTNETP; via the coding sequence GTGCGCCCCGATTCCCTCGCCACCCGTGCCCGCCTGATCGCCGCGGCCGAGCAGCTCTTCGCCGACCGCGGCATCGACGCGGTGTCCATGAACGAGGTGCAGCGCGCGGCGGGGCAGAAGAACAAGTCGGCCCTCCAGTACCACTTCGGCACGAAGGAGCAGCTGCTGCAGGCCATCCTCGAGAAGCACACCCCGGGCATCGAGCTGCGCCGGCACAGGCTGCTCGACGGGGTCGAAGCCGCGGGCACGCTGGACCTGCGGGCGCTCATGGAGGCGCTGGTCCTGCCCGTGGCGGAGAAGCTGGACGACCCCGACGGTGGCCGCGCCTACCTCGCCATCTTCGGTCAGATCGTGGGGGGTCCGCGCACGTCGACCTTCTGGAACGACGCGCGCCTCGGCAACCGCGGGGCCGATCGCCTGCAGCGCCTGCTGCTGCGCGTGGTGCCTGGGCTCCCTGCGCCCGTCCGCATGGCGCGCTACCTGCTCGTGACCGAGCTGTTGTTCCATGGTCTGTCGGACTTCGGGCGCCTCGTGACCAGCGACCCCCAGCTCTTCCCGCCGTCCGCGCGTGAGCTGTTCGTCTCGAACCTGGTCGACGTGCTCACCGCCGTGGCCTCGGCCGAGGTGTCTGGGCAGACCCGCGCGCTCCTCCCGCCCCACGTCACCGCCACCGCAGACGCCGCCGACGGAACGAACGAGACCCCATGA
- a CDS encoding sulfotransferase, with the protein MFVDDLGAPVLTPSQRSIKWLASRGHTTFDPEQVLADARRRTGLDEFGPRDFEARLQLLTEDYAADPGMSEVGKRMVRGELVRYASNRLLIEAYVREHPDALTARIERPLIVVGLPRSGTTHLVNLLAADTRFRSLPLWVSMEPLPNPREARSPAWAERAAGRVDGWLPERARDWLGVEQLRADPRYLRCAANWAGMRGMAPYVAAMHPMNPDHVHEELELMGPDFASYLFEWTGHVPRFRDHYLSTDQTPHYAYLAKVLKILQHRDGRGNAPWVLKCPQHFEQLPALLATFPDATVVFTHRDPVAVIQSTVTMLGYAQRMSRTSYDMPGLLGYWSDRLEHLLRRGVADRELVGAERSYDSRFHTFMADTEGTLDRIYALYALPRTERSRDEQAAFLRAHPRGKEGRVRYDLRGQFGAEPADLRRRFDFYIDRFGVRPE; encoded by the coding sequence CTGTTCGTCGACGACCTGGGCGCCCCCGTGCTCACGCCGTCTCAGCGCAGCATCAAGTGGCTCGCTTCGCGCGGGCACACCACCTTCGACCCCGAGCAGGTGCTTGCGGACGCCCGACGCCGCACCGGGCTCGACGAGTTCGGTCCGCGCGACTTCGAGGCGCGGCTCCAGCTGCTGACGGAGGACTACGCGGCCGACCCCGGCATGAGCGAGGTGGGCAAGCGCATGGTGCGCGGCGAGCTGGTCCGCTACGCGAGCAACCGGCTGCTGATCGAGGCGTACGTGCGTGAGCACCCCGACGCGCTGACGGCGCGCATCGAGCGGCCCCTCATCGTCGTCGGACTGCCTCGCAGCGGCACGACGCACCTCGTGAACCTGCTCGCGGCGGACACGCGCTTCCGCTCGCTGCCGCTGTGGGTCTCGATGGAGCCGCTGCCCAACCCGCGCGAGGCGCGCTCGCCAGCGTGGGCGGAACGCGCCGCCGGGCGCGTAGACGGCTGGCTGCCCGAGCGCGCGCGCGACTGGCTGGGCGTCGAGCAGCTGCGCGCCGACCCACGCTACCTGCGCTGCGCCGCGAACTGGGCCGGCATGCGCGGTATGGCCCCCTATGTCGCCGCGATGCACCCGATGAACCCGGACCACGTGCACGAAGAGCTCGAGCTGATGGGGCCCGACTTCGCATCGTACTTGTTCGAGTGGACCGGGCACGTGCCGCGCTTCCGCGACCACTACCTGTCGACCGATCAGACGCCCCACTACGCCTACCTGGCGAAGGTCCTCAAGATCCTCCAGCACCGGGACGGACGGGGGAACGCCCCCTGGGTGCTCAAGTGCCCGCAGCACTTCGAGCAGCTGCCCGCGCTGCTCGCGACCTTCCCCGACGCGACCGTCGTGTTCACCCATCGGGACCCGGTGGCGGTCATCCAATCCACCGTGACCATGCTCGGCTACGCGCAGCGCATGTCGCGCACGTCGTATGACATGCCGGGCCTGCTCGGCTACTGGAGCGACCGCCTCGAGCACCTGCTGCGACGGGGCGTCGCGGACCGCGAGCTCGTCGGTGCGGAGCGTTCGTACGACTCTCGCTTCCACACCTTCATGGCCGACACGGAGGGCACGCTCGACCGCATCTACGCGCTCTATGCCTTGCCGCGCACAGAGCGCTCACGCGACGAGCAAGCCGCGTTCCTGCGCGCGCACCCGCGCGGGAAGGAGGGCCGCGTGCGCTACGACCTGCGAGGGCAGTTCGGCGCCGAACCGGCCGACCTGCGCAGGCGCTTCGACTTCTACATCGACCGCTTCGGCGTGCGCCCCGAGTAG
- the bla gene encoding subclass B1 metallo-beta-lactamase — translation MRTSCLALLFLVGCGASGPARSSVAGGERETLPVPTIAASAEAVLGADLVVRELSPGVLLHVSWTELPEWGRISSNGLVVLGAREALLIDTTWDDAGTELLLDHVASAHGRRVSHAVVTHSHEDRMGGIRALQRRSVTVHGLSLTAERARAAGEPPPDETFASEVNLDVDGVHAEVFFPGAAHAPDNVVVWLPDTGVLFGTCMVRELASTSVGNLADASLDTWEASVSAVRRRVPAPRVVVPGHGEPGDATLLDHTIALVRGAQHQP, via the coding sequence ATGCGCACGAGCTGCCTCGCTCTACTCTTTCTTGTGGGCTGCGGAGCGTCTGGGCCGGCCCGTTCGTCCGTTGCCGGAGGGGAGCGGGAGACCCTCCCTGTCCCCACCATCGCCGCCTCCGCCGAGGCGGTGCTGGGTGCCGATCTCGTGGTGCGGGAGCTGAGCCCTGGCGTCTTGCTGCACGTCTCCTGGACCGAGCTCCCCGAGTGGGGGCGCATCTCCTCGAACGGCTTGGTGGTGCTCGGCGCGCGAGAAGCGCTGCTGATCGACACGACCTGGGATGACGCTGGAACGGAGCTGCTGCTGGACCATGTCGCGTCGGCGCACGGCCGCCGCGTGTCCCACGCCGTGGTCACGCACTCGCACGAAGATCGCATGGGGGGCATCCGCGCGCTGCAGCGTCGGTCCGTGACGGTGCACGGGCTCTCCCTGACGGCCGAGCGGGCACGCGCGGCGGGCGAGCCCCCGCCCGACGAGACCTTCGCCAGCGAGGTGAACCTCGACGTCGACGGCGTCCATGCGGAGGTGTTCTTCCCCGGCGCGGCGCACGCTCCCGACAACGTCGTCGTGTGGCTGCCCGACACGGGCGTCCTCTTCGGCACCTGCATGGTCCGTGAGCTCGCGAGCACGTCGGTGGGCAACCTGGCGGATGCGTCGCTCGACACGTGGGAGGCGTCCGTGTCGGCGGTGCGGCGTCGCGTGCCGGCACCGCGCGTCGTCGTACCGGGGCACGGTGAGCCTGGAGATGCGACGCTGCTCGACCACACCATCGCGCTGGTACGTGGCGCGCAACACCAACCGTGA
- a CDS encoding GNAT family N-acetyltransferase, with amino-acid sequence MEPRRTSRLILRGWRASDRDAFAQLNASPDVMAHFPSVLGRAESDALADRIAAHFDSSGFGPWAVEVEGGPPFVGFVGLAHVGFEAHFTPAVELLWRLSRAAWGHGYATEAAREACRFAFDDLALPELVSFTVPANVRSRAVMERLGMTHDVRDDFDHPLLAAGHPLERHVLYRLPSASWTSSTRGVG; translated from the coding sequence ATGGAGCCACGGCGCACTTCCAGGCTGATCCTCCGAGGCTGGCGTGCGAGCGACCGGGACGCGTTCGCGCAGCTCAACGCGTCCCCGGACGTCATGGCGCACTTTCCCTCCGTGCTCGGACGTGCGGAGAGCGACGCGCTCGCCGACCGCATCGCCGCGCACTTCGACTCGTCCGGGTTCGGACCGTGGGCCGTCGAGGTCGAGGGTGGCCCGCCGTTCGTGGGGTTCGTGGGGTTGGCGCACGTGGGCTTCGAGGCGCACTTCACGCCTGCTGTGGAGCTCCTGTGGCGCCTCTCACGGGCGGCCTGGGGGCACGGCTACGCCACCGAGGCAGCGCGCGAGGCGTGCCGGTTCGCCTTCGACGACCTGGCCCTCCCCGAGCTCGTTTCGTTCACCGTCCCGGCGAACGTGCGGTCGCGGGCGGTCATGGAGCGCCTGGGCATGACGCACGACGTCCGCGACGACTTCGACCACCCGTTGCTGGCGGCCGGGCACCCGCTCGAGCGTCACGTGCTGTATCGCCTCCCGAGCGCCAGCTGGACGTCGTCGACCCGCGGCGTGGGTTGA
- a CDS encoding alpha/beta hydrolase, with protein sequence MTNLVAGCAPSGDCVRTDAGPAVCEPHVVPQPDDLDASFRDGWHVTLAEAGIVERRVRVGRSTLYYAEGPASGPPLLLLHAQHMDWYSYSRVLPELARTFHVFAVSYHGHGLTESPVDHMDATHIGVDLTAFIEHVIGEPVFVTGNSSGGLLSLWLAANAPSWVRAVLLEDPPLFTSELPRSRETIAFRTFETCHAYLETRSREDFLLYWVASNQEFVVNMFGNFGYRLLVSGVETYRVDHPGERVELNFLPDIVRILVRGLDVYDPHFGDAFYDGSWSEGFDQAEALQRVAAPTLLLHANFEYLEDGTLNGALDDDDAARAMSLLAAGTYLRIDSEHVVHLDEPTEFVRIATEFFLGP encoded by the coding sequence GTGACGAACCTTGTCGCTGGCTGTGCGCCGTCTGGCGACTGCGTGCGGACGGATGCTGGCCCGGCGGTCTGTGAGCCTCACGTCGTCCCCCAGCCAGACGACCTCGACGCGAGCTTCCGGGACGGCTGGCACGTGACCCTGGCCGAGGCCGGCATCGTGGAGCGGCGCGTGCGCGTCGGCCGCTCGACCCTCTACTACGCGGAGGGGCCCGCCTCGGGTCCGCCGCTGCTCCTGCTGCACGCGCAGCACATGGACTGGTACAGCTACAGCCGCGTGCTCCCCGAGCTGGCGCGCACCTTCCACGTCTTCGCGGTCTCGTACCACGGTCACGGGCTGACGGAGAGCCCGGTCGACCACATGGACGCCACCCACATCGGTGTCGACCTCACGGCGTTCATCGAGCACGTCATCGGCGAGCCCGTGTTCGTGACGGGCAACTCGTCCGGCGGTCTGCTCTCCCTGTGGCTCGCCGCGAACGCGCCCAGCTGGGTACGGGCCGTGCTGCTCGAGGACCCGCCGCTGTTCACGTCCGAGCTGCCTCGTTCGCGAGAGACCATCGCGTTCCGCACGTTCGAGACGTGTCACGCGTACCTCGAGACCCGCAGCCGGGAGGACTTCCTGCTCTACTGGGTCGCCTCGAACCAAGAGTTCGTGGTGAACATGTTCGGGAACTTCGGCTACCGCCTGCTGGTGTCGGGCGTCGAGACCTACCGCGTCGACCACCCCGGCGAGCGCGTCGAGCTGAACTTCCTGCCCGACATCGTTCGCATCCTGGTGCGTGGGCTGGACGTCTACGACCCGCACTTCGGCGACGCCTTCTACGACGGGAGCTGGAGCGAGGGCTTCGACCAAGCCGAGGCCCTGCAGCGCGTCGCGGCACCCACCTTGCTGCTGCACGCGAACTTCGAATACCTGGAAGACGGGACGCTCAACGGGGCGCTCGACGACGACGACGCCGCGCGCGCCATGTCGTTGCTCGCGGCAGGCACGTACCTGCGGATCGACTCCGAGCACGTCGTGCACTT